The genomic region AGCGAGAATGGAACGAAGGGCGGCGTCGCATACCGAAGAAGAAGAGATGAACCAGCGGCGGCGTCTTCTGAACGCCGCGAAAAAGGGCGACCAGAAGGCCGTGGCCAAACTCTTTGAATTGTACCAAGTTCGTGTCTACAACAGCGAGATGGTCACCAAACTCAACCGCGCGGCCGGTACGCACAAGTTACAGAGCAAAGGGGCTCCCGGGAAACAACCCAAGGGAGCCGTGCCCGCGAAGAATGCTCCCGCGAAAGGCAAGCATCAACAGGTGAAGGATGCTCCGCAGAAGAAGTCCGGCCCTCTTCAGACGAAAGACCGCGCGGCAAAACACAAGAAATGATGCGGCCCGGCTATTGAATCGCCACGCGTAACCCGCCGTTGCCCAGTTTTCCGGCAATCTCCTCCGCCTGCTTCCACGCGCCGGTGAAGACGACGGCCTCGCCGTGATGATCGATCTTCCAGGCCAATTCAAAGGCTCTGGACGCGGTCATGCCGGGAATACATTCGCAGAACAGCCCGATAACCTGCTGGTACGTGTGGCAGTCACAATTGTAGACGATGACGCGGGCTTCGAGGCCGTCGCCTGCGCTGGTCGAAGGCGTTTCAGTCGTCAGAGGCGTCGCGACTGGGGTAGGGGATTCGGCCATAGACTTCGGGATTCTAGCAGAGTTGCACGCCACGATTAACATCCGGTTCGAAAAAGACTCGAGGCCGCCACGGATCCCTCTCCTTCCCCGGCATCGTCGATCGCCTGTCTCTCCGAATCTGTTTCCTGACGTTGGTGTTGGCCCGCTTCTTCCAGTGCGCACGCGTCATGCGTCTTCATTCCCGGGATCGATCGCCGTATTCATCGACAAAGCCTGGGACCCATGCTAGGGTGCCGCCCATGAAGGATCTGTTCAGATCCTGGCTCGACATCCTGCTGATCTTTGTCCCGGTCTCCGTAGGTCTGGAACTCATCCACGCCGATCCGCTCGCAATATTCATCTGCTCGGCTCTCGCCATCATTCCTCTTGCGGGGGTTCTAGGGCGCGCAACCGAACACCTGTCCGCGCACGTCGGGGAGGGAATCGGAGGTCTGCTCAATGCTTCCCTCGGCAATGCCGCGGAGTTGATCATCGCGCTGGCCGCACTACGAAACGGTTTGCACGACGTCGTCAAAGCATCCCTCACCGGCTCGATCCTCGGCAACATCCTGCTGGTTCTCGGGGCCGCCATGATCGCGGGCGGCGTGAAGTACGAGCGTCAGAAGTTCAACCAAACGGCCGCCGGAATGGGAGCCAGCCTGCTGCTCCTCGCCGCAGTCGGTTTGATCATCCCCGCGCTCTTTCATCTGACGGCGGCCTCTCAAGGGGCAGCGGTTGAACGTGAATTGAGCTTGGAAATCGCCATCGTCCTATTTGCAATTTACGTCTTGAGTCTCGTGTTTTCCTTGAAGACCCATCGCCATGTCTATACCGGCGAAGAACATGGACCGGCCGATCTCGGGGAGACCCCATGGACGCAGACGAAATCAACCGTCGTGTTGGGAGTGGTCACGGTCCTGATTGCCGTCATGAGCGAGACGCTGGTGGGGGCGTTGGAACCGGCTGCCCACCGGCTCGGGATGACGCAACTCTTCGTCGGTGTCATCCTGGTGGCGTTGGTCGGCAATGCCGCCGAGCATTCGACCGCCGTCATGGTCGCGATGAAGAATAAAATGGATCTGGCGCTGAGTATTGCCGTGGGATCCAGCCTTCAGATTGCTCTTCTGGTTGCGCCGCTCCTGGTGTTTGCCAGCTATCTCTTCGGCAAACCGCTCGACCTGATCTTCACCCCGTTCGAGGTTGCTTCCGTTACCATTTCCGTTCTGATCGTCGGATTCGTCGCGATGGACGGGGAATCACATTGGATGGAGGGAGTCATGCTGGTGGGTGTCTACGCGATGCTGGCGGTGGCGTTTTTTTTCCTGCCCGCCTAAGAGCCGGCGGACTAGAATCGATCCATGTCGATGACTTCCGTGGCATCCCACAGATTCTTGTTTTCCGCGTCGGCAAGGGCCTTCTGCCGATCCTCTTCCGTCTCATCGCCATAGTGGCCCGGCGAAGTCGGCTTGGCCGCGGGATCGGACTGCGTGGCCGGCGCAGCCGTACGGCGACGCTTCTTGCTTGGATCCATGTTCACAGGCACGTGGCGCTCCTCCAGCTCTCCGATCCAGTTTCCACTTCCGGGGAAGGAAAAGTCAATCGCGTCCACCTCATCAGTAGAGGAGTTCGGCGACGTGGTCCGCATAGAGCCGGCCTTTGGCGGTCAATCTGGTATATCGATCCACTTCTTCGATCAGGCGCTCTTCGCGTAAGTGCTTGAGCGCGTGCTCATGACCATAATTCCCGCTATGGGCCGAGAGACTGGCCGTCGGAATTCCCTGGAGCAATCTCAGTCCGAAGATGACGGAATCCCTCAGCTTCTCCGGATCGGATAAGACGGCATGGTCTGACAGCGGCAATCGCTGCGCAGCCAAGTCCCTCTGATAGATATTCAAATCAGCCGTTTTGCCGAACCGGCTCCCATCCACGAACGACTGCGCGCTGGGCCCGAGACCCAGATACTCGCCATGCGTCCAATAGAGAAGATTGTGTCGGCACATGCGATCCGGTTTGGCATAGTTCGAAATCTCGTACCGGATATAACCGGCCTCATGAACCGTGGCGTCCGCCGCCTGTTCCATGGCGACCTGCAGCCCTTCGTCAGGAGGGAGACATCGACCGGATTCGACGTCGGAAGCCAATGCCGTTCCCGGTTCAATGGTCAGTGCATAGCACGAGAGGTGTGAGGGCGTCAGGTCCAAACACTGTTCGAGCGTCGAGAGCCAGCTGGCCACCGATTGGCCAGGAAGCCCGTACATCAGGTCCAGATTGACATTCGTGAAGCCCGCCCGGCGGGCATGCCGCACGGCGGTTACCGTTTCGCCGGCAAGGGCCGAACGCCCGATGCGGGCCAGCTCGGTGTCCTCCATCGATTCGGCACCGAAACTTACCCGCGTGAATCCGGCGCCGAGCAGCGTCGAAAGATCGTTCATCGTGACCGTGGACGGATGGGCTTCGATCGTGACTTCGCAATCAGGCAACAGATCAAAATGATTTCGGATGCCGTCCAGAATACCGGTGAGATCCGACGTCTCCAAGGCCGTGGGGGTTCCACCCCCAAAATAGACCGAAGACAGCGGCCGTCCCTGTATGGCCTCCTGGCGCGCGTGCAATGCGATTTCGGTGTGCAGCGCAGCCAAAAATCTCCCCGCTGCGGCCGGATGATGGACTTCCAGATAAAACGCGCAGAAATCGCACCGGCGGCGACAGAAGGGAATATGGACATAGAGGCCGAAGGGCCGGCTCATGACGGGATACGGAACGGTTGCGGGCCGGAAAAATCCCGCGATACCACGATCTCGATTTCGTCGGCCGGGGAGATTCCGCGATTGCGGATATGCGCGTTCCAGGCCGGATGTCGTCGAAGCGACTCGAACACATCCTTCAGCAATTCCGGTTTGATCCGCCCTTCCCACTCACGGGCCCAGGCGAATTCGTCCTCCTCGCCGTCGAAGTCGTCGGGGAAGGATACCTCGAGGCTGAAACGAAGGCGAAACGTCTTTTCTTCCCGGTGCATCGGTTTCTCGGCAGATTGCAAGGTCAACCGGACGAATCTATAATGACGCTCCGACAAAGGAGCACCACTATGCCTATCTTCGAATATGTCTGCCGCGAATGCAATCACCGATTCGAACTGCTGGTTCAGGGAGCCATGCAGCCGGCCTGCCCTCAGTGCCGTTCAACCGACCCGGAGAAGCAATTCTCCGCGTTCGGGGTCGGCGCGACCGAATCCTGGGCAACCTCCTCGGGAGGCGGCGCCTGCGGGAGCTGCGGTGATCCGCGAGGTCCCGGAGCCTGCTCAATGAATTGACCATGGACTCGGAAGAGCAGACATTGCAGGAGGCCATCGCCGCCATCGCGCAATCCGACCCTTTGGTCAAGCTTCTGCAGCAGGTGAAGGTAGGCCGCATGAAGCCTACGGATCCG from Nitrospira japonica harbors:
- a CDS encoding ATP-dependent Clp protease adaptor ClpS, translated to MAESPTPVATPLTTETPSTSAGDGLEARVIVYNCDCHTYQQVIGLFCECIPGMTASRAFELAWKIDHHGEAVVFTGAWKQAEEIAGKLGNGGLRVAIQ
- the cax gene encoding calcium/proton exchanger, encoding MKDLFRSWLDILLIFVPVSVGLELIHADPLAIFICSALAIIPLAGVLGRATEHLSAHVGEGIGGLLNASLGNAAELIIALAALRNGLHDVVKASLTGSILGNILLVLGAAMIAGGVKYERQKFNQTAAGMGASLLLLAAVGLIIPALFHLTAASQGAAVERELSLEIAIVLFAIYVLSLVFSLKTHRHVYTGEEHGPADLGETPWTQTKSTVVLGVVTVLIAVMSETLVGALEPAAHRLGMTQLFVGVILVALVGNAAEHSTAVMVAMKNKMDLALSIAVGSSLQIALLVAPLLVFASYLFGKPLDLIFTPFEVASVTISVLIVGFVAMDGESHWMEGVMLVGVYAMLAVAFFFLPA
- the hemW gene encoding radical SAM family heme chaperone HemW: MSRPFGLYVHIPFCRRRCDFCAFYLEVHHPAAAGRFLAALHTEIALHARQEAIQGRPLSSVYFGGGTPTALETSDLTGILDGIRNHFDLLPDCEVTIEAHPSTVTMNDLSTLLGAGFTRVSFGAESMEDTELARIGRSALAGETVTAVRHARRAGFTNVNLDLMYGLPGQSVASWLSTLEQCLDLTPSHLSCYALTIEPGTALASDVESGRCLPPDEGLQVAMEQAADATVHEAGYIRYEISNYAKPDRMCRHNLLYWTHGEYLGLGPSAQSFVDGSRFGKTADLNIYQRDLAAQRLPLSDHAVLSDPEKLRDSVIFGLRLLQGIPTASLSAHSGNYGHEHALKHLREERLIEEVDRYTRLTAKGRLYADHVAELLY
- a CDS encoding FmdB family zinc ribbon protein, which translates into the protein MPIFEYVCRECNHRFELLVQGAMQPACPQCRSTDPEKQFSAFGVGATESWATSSGGGACGSCGDPRGPGACSMN